gaggggcgggaggggaCCACCCCCTACTGGGGATTTCTTCTCAGGCTGGAAGCTTGGTGTGCTCCGAAAGGACTCAAAGCCCTTGCTTCACCTCCCTAGTGGCTCTGGAGGTATAAGAAAGTGGCCTTATAACCAGcagcctcctccccctcccctcccctgcctagccccctcccctcccctcctgggaCACTCAGTCCTGCCCCAAGTCACGCCTTGCACACTTGCCCTAGCGTCTGCCCCTCTCCAGCCCTTGTAGGCACGCagctctttcctccttttccttcctcGTCTTTCTCTCCACCGCATTCTCTGTCCCTTCCACATCCCCCACTAAAGTGTGATGGGGAGTATTTGGTCCTTCAACACAGGTAACCCTTTGGGACCCACAGAGGTGAGGGGTCCCCCAGGAAAGAAGCAGAGGGAAAAGTCCTAActtcccccttcctctcccctgcTCCTCTGAGTGCAGTGGGGGTTGGGACGTGGGGGTGAACTTCTTTAGGACTTCTCTTTCTGGATCCATGGGGCTTTGGCAGTGTCAGGggaccccccacacacacacatggccagAGAGCTGGTGACTTAGGGGTTGTCCCCACAGGCAAATGGGGCTAGGTGCTCCCACCACTCTGAGTGTTTCAGTGACTGCTGTCTCATCAACTTGGACTCTGGTGGCGCCTTCTGTGCCCCTCGGGCCAGAATAACCATGACGTGCTTGCCCCAGGTGAGACCCTGCCCCCGTGGGGCAGCCCCTGCTGGTTCGTAGGGTGGAGATGGTTCAAAAACCCCGCATGGCCGCACCTTTTTTTTCACCCTTTGCTTGAAGCATCCTTTCCCCCCTCTCCACCTGGCAAACTCCTGATCGTCCTGCAATGCAACTCCAGGCGCCTCCTCCAAGAATCCTTCCCTCCTTGGAACTCGCATACCCTCGGGACCCACACCCTCAGCAGAGCATGTATCTCCCTGATTTGCCTGTCTTCTGTCTGCCTCCACCACTGGTCAGAGCTCTGCGAGAGCAGGATTAAAGCATATTCACTTTGGAACCCCCTACCCCCCAGCTTAGTGCCTGCACATAGCAGTTGCTCAACAAACGTTTATTGCATGAATGAGTATCTCTACTCTAACATCACTGCCACAGAGCAGGTGGGAAAAGACCTCCCAATCCATCCCTACCACGCTGCTGCAATGACTGAATTTCTCGAGAGGAGCTGCCCAGGCAGGTTGACGGTTTTGGGATTGGATTTGAATTTAAACCCTGGCTTTACCAACCCCTGTCTTTGTGACCTTAGACAGATCATTTctgctctctgagccttagtttcctcatctgtaaaatgggactaagGTACCCCCCCGACCAGCTTGTTGGGAAAAGTATGTGATCCTGGCAATGACGGTGCTCAGTGAACATGGTTGTTATCAGCTGGTGGAAATGCAGGGAGCAGAACGTACAGTGCATCTTGTTCTTGCCTTTTTTCTGGCCCTGGGCCCAAAACTTTCTAGGGAGGCTGGGCTCAGTCTCCATCTCTCTGTCTGGAGAACTGCCAGTGCTCAGGAAGACAGCCAGGTCCCTCCTGTGGCCTAACTACAACTGAAGTAGCCAGAGGGTCTTTTCATTATGGGCACTTAATCTACTTCGTTTTAATTCCCTCAATGACAAATGGGGTTactattatttccttaaaaaaattatttgtttgacTGTACTAGGTCTAAAGATCCCGGCATGGGGGAATCTTTAGTTCTGGCATATGAACTGTTAgctgcagcatttgggatctagttccctgaccagggatctggGCCCCGGCATTGGGAGctaagagtcttagccactggaccaccagggaagtcccttagtattcccatttgacagatgagggaACTAAGACAAAGAAGCTTGCCTGAGGCCACAATGTTATGAGCTGTAGAGCTGTCAGACCTCAAGTCTGTCTCATTCCATCACTTGGGCTCTTGCTTCTGCTCCCCAAGAAGTTTAAGCCTCCTTCTTCCCTGCTCCTTGGTGGCTTTCAACTCTCTCACCCATTTTCTGCAGACCAGGAGCGCCATCAACATCGTTTGTCCCTGCCGAGTAGGCCTGAAATGCATACAAAAGGACCCAGACTGTAGCCGTAGGTGCCGTTTGATTTAGAGGAGGACGCAGTCTGGTCACTAACACCCTCCTCCCGCCCCTCCTTGAGGGGCCTCATCTTGCTCAAAGACATTAAAGTCATTTCCTGGCTCTGGTCTCTGTCTGTGCTTCCTGGGAGAGGGAGCCGGATAGGGATTGTTCTGAAAGAAGAGACACGATAGAGCTTCCCATGGTTTGGCCCTGCCTGGAAGCCTGGTGGTCTCAGGGGGAAACTGTGGGAAGGGCGTGGGCTTGTGGGGGTGTAGTTGCTAGGGGAGGGCAAAGGGATGGATTGGAATTTGGGGATTAGTAGATgaaaactcggagaaggcaatggcaccccaccccagtactcttgcctggaaaatctcatggacagaggagcctggtaggctgcagtccatggggtcgcacagagtcggacacgactgaagcgacttagcagcagtagcagcagcagatgcaaactattatgtatagaatgaataagcaacaaggtcctactatatagctcagggaactctatcctgtgataaaccataatggaaaagaatatgaaaaaagaatatatatgatgtatagctgcatcactttgctgtgcggcagaaattaacacagcattgtacatcaactatacttcaatcaaataaatgtttaaaaataaagaaactgaggctcacagagctACATGACTTACCCAAGTCTCACCATGGTGTATTTTCTGCTGCAagtatccaaaaaaataaaacaattgcaAACGGTCTGGATGCTGAGGGAATTCACTGGTGGTCAGAACTGGAAGTGCAGTAGCAGGTTGGCCTCGGGTCGGGTTGAGTCCAGTAGCTTCCATGGCCCTCTGGCTGGATTCCTTCCCAGTAGCTGTAAAAGTTCCAGGCGTCAGGTAATAATAACAGTTAAGATTTATCAAGCACTTACTATGTTCCAGACACTGTGCAGtgtgttttcttatctgtatCAACTCATCTTATTGTCACAACAAAGTTGTAGTAGGTACTATAATTATCCCTAGTTTAAGAATAGGCTGTTGAGGCTCAAAGTGTCCGAgtaggggtggggctggggttggACCCCAGGCTGTCTTGCTCCACAGGGCAGGGTCTTAACCACAAATCCACCTCACATATGGAGAAATCAGACTCCCCAGAGAAAGGAAACATCTGTGTCACAATTCTCAGCAAACATCCTAAGACTGATTCTAGTTGGATTAGTCTGCTTAGTCTGCATACTCAACCCTGACCCACTCTCCTGGGTCAGACTGGAACGCTGAGTCTCTACCTCAACCCCAGTTCAGTCTGCCTCGGGGTCACCTTGCCCTGGACCCACTCACCACTCCTCATTTGACATAAACACAGTGTAATACAGAGATCTTTTGGATCACCCTGAGatcataaatttctttttctcctatctCATTATATCTCAATCATTTCCCTCATgtcaccaaaatatttttaaaaacagcaatgacttgctactatgtataaaatagataaccaaggaggacctactgtataacacaaggaactctactcaatgctctgtggtgacctcaataggaaggaaatccaaaaaagaggggatatatatatatacacacacatacatatagctgattcactttgctgcatagtagaaactaacacaaattgtaaagcaattattctccaataaaaatttaaaaacaaaaaaagcagtaGTGActgcctaattttattttatatgtggaCCATATCTGCCTAACTGTTTCCCTATGAGTAGACAATAAGATCATTTCCAAGTCCAAACCATCTGTGGTCTGTAGGACAcaacttcatggctgcaaaagCAAAATCCTGTTCTAATGATGGCTTCAGCAAGCTGGATGCTTTGTCTCTCACCTGGTGGTTGGGGGGAGGCTGGCTGAGGCTCTGCTGGGAGAGGTCATGCATGCCCCCACTTCCTTCCACCTTCTTGCTCAGTCATCTGCTGCTctgtttccttccatttttccccttaattttttACAACACAGCACACATAGCAACATCATATTGATATAGCACCTTGGCATAAGAGTAGAAGGGTCTCGGGGCCCTAAAGAGGCTCTCCTGAGGGCAGAAGGCATCCATATCTCTAGACACACTAGTTGGGAAGCTCTGCCTCagattgtttctttccttctatagTCAGAGATAGTGCACCACCTTACCTGCTGGGTCCACCTTCCAGTTAGATGAAAGGGGGTAGAGGGGCAGCAGGCAGCTCACCCTTCCTAAAAGGGCAGCAGGAATTACTTTCACTTACACCCCACTAGGCAAAAGTTGGTGAGCCActagtcagatggtaaagaatctgcctgcagtgtggcagacctgggttcaatctctgggtgaggaagatgccctggagaaggaaatggcaatccactccagtattcttgcctggaaaattccatggccagaggagcctggctgactaccgtccatggagtcacaaagagtcagacaagactgagagactaacatgtTCACTTTCAGGCAAAAGTTAGTCACGTGGCTGCagctagctgcaagggaggctgggaaatgtagttttcatCTGGACATCCATGTGCCCAGCTAAAGCTTGGGGAGTTCTGTTATTAAAGGACAAAAGGACAAAATGTGGGAACAATTTGCTGTCACAAaaccctttattatttttttaataagccaGGAGAGCTTGGCTCCCAGGACCCAGAGCTAatgactgttgctgctgctactgctgctgccaagtcgcttcagtcgtgtccggctctgtgcaaccccatagatggcagcccaccaggctcccccatccctgggattctccaggcaagaacactggagtgggttgccatttccttctccaatgcatgaaagtgaaaagtgaaagtgaagtcactcagtcgtgtccgactctagtgacctcatggactgcagcctaccagactcctctgtccatgggattttccaggcaaaagtactggagtggggtgccatttccttctccaatgcatgaaagtgaaaagtgacagggaagtcgctcagttgtgtcagcctcctagcgaccccatggactgcagcccaccaggctcctccgtccatgggatttgccaggcaagagtactagagtggggtgccattgccttaggcaGCTCTAATCAGGTTGTTTTGTTCTTGATTTgtagttctttatgtattttggatagtCACTCCTTATTggacatatcatttgcaaatatcttctcccattttcagtacgttgtcttttcatttttttcctgaagatttcctttgctgtgcataaGTAAGTTTTTATCTGctatagtcccatttgtttatttttgcttttgtttcccttgcctgaagaGTCACAACTATTAATAGAAAGATACTGCAAAGACCAGTGCAAACActtgtctatgttttcttctagaattttatgatttcaggtagGGAGACTTCTTTGGGGGAGGGGcatgctgcatggcttgcaggatcttagttccctgctcaGGAAAGGAACTCGTGCCCCTTACAGGGGAGACATGGAGCCCTAACTGATAGATGGCTAGGGAAGTGCCAAGGAAGACTCCATTTTCGATTGGGCAATGATATCTTCTGAGCCTCCACACCCCTTTTGCCCCACATCTAGGCCAGCCAATAAtagcccccctccctcccctggtgCTGGTGGGAGAAGCAAACTACACAAACCCCAGCCTGCTTGGGAGAACCCTCAGCCTGGCCCCATCTCCTAGCTGCAGTAAAAGTCAAAGCCGCCCACCCCTTCATCCTTACCACTCAGACCCCCTTGCGCCTGCCCTGCTGTCTCCGGAAAGGTCCATTATTTGAGTAGTaaaccttttcatactgttttgatatATGTGACATCATCCATTCCAACATCCAAACCAGTTCTGGGTGGGGGTTGATTTCATCCTCCAAGAGGCACCCAGAAAACGTGGATTGCTCAATTGATTTTCAGAAACTCTGACTTCAGTTTCTCCAGTTCTCGTTCCCTGCCATGGCTGGGTGACCAAGGGAAGCTCTGTGGCTGGGAGAGGCCTGAATGGCTCAGTCACCACATGGTGGATGGTGGCCCTGGAGAATGTCCTGATTCACAGCCGACTTTGCACAAGCAAGACACCCACTTGTGTTGTGTTAAGCCTCTGTGCCTCCTGGGTGGTCTGTTTCCGCAGTGTTTCCTTTCCTGCCATGATTACTGTATGTTAGAATGTCTTGCCCCTCTACCCACAGCATTACCACCTGTTTCCATTCTCAAGACTCAGGCACTTTGTTCTGATTATCTGCCGCCAGACCCACTCCCAGTTTGTGTGTTCTGAGCTTGTAATCCTCGTGCTCACCGAGAAGGCCCACAGAAATGTGTTCAGGTGACCGCACTTTCACAGGAGGGGGAGTTACTGAAATTCTCATTGAAGGTCTCCGGAGGTAGGGAGTGGAAAGGTAAAAACCAGAGTCTAATCTTCTGTTGTTTGATAGCTTGGTGACTTTGGGAGGTTTGGCgacttctctgggccttagtcacctcatctgtgaaacaaatATTCACAATGCTATTTGTTAACAGTAATATACAATCAGATAGGATGAGAGAGTCTTTTGAGATCGTTCTGAGACCTTCTAACTGTATAGATAATGACAACAGCCTCTATTGATTGGGTGCCTACTCATAGTAAAATACCTGTTATTTAAGCATTGCGTCACTCCTATGATATACTGTTATTATGTcctattttgcagatggggaaactaggTTCAAAGAGGTTTAGAAGTCCGCCAAAAGCACACAGCCAGTAGATAGCAGAGCTATCTGAATCCAGATCTATCTTGCTGGTGCCAGAGCCCAAGCACATGGACTGGCTACTCTGCCAGCAGCAAGACAAGCACAGTGGACGGTCCAGGAAGCAGCTTGGGGAACATCTGCTTCATCCCCATTGCTTGGTCCTCTGTCCCTTTGGTCTGGGAGCTGGCACTGTTGGCCTCTCCCTCTCAAGCCCAGGACTGGGCATTCATACCTCATTACCTACCCACCAGGCCTCAGTCACGTGGAAGATGCAGGGTTTTTAGCTGGAACATAGAGGCGGCTGCTCCTGGtcctccacttcctcctctcctttttcttcctcctcactGGGGAGGAAATCAAAAGTTTGGGAGGGAACCTAGAGGGTACACTATCTACCACTATCCTAAGACTCTGTTTGGGAAGGGTGGGTGGACCCAGAGGCTTCTGTGGGTGAAAGCCGGAAGTTGGGGGGCAGCAGGGAGTGCTGGGTGTTTGGGGGGACAAAGAAAGCTCATCTGGATCATGGGAGCCCTGCTGGGGCACCGCTGATGGTCTTGCAGAGGTGAACGCAACAGAGCACTCCTTTCCAAGCTCGCTCACGTCTGGTAAGAGTCATAGACGTTCGTCTCCCCTCACgttttattgagcacttagtaCATATAAAGGATTTTGCTAGGTGCTAGCGATAGGTCTGTGAACAAGACACAAAAATCCTTGCCCTGGGAGAGCTGACGTTCTACTGTAGGgggtaaataagtaaaatattaatatatgccaCGTGATCAACAtctgaggacaaaaaaaaaaaaaaaataagaaaggggcttcaggagttgtggtgtgAGGAGAGGGTATTCAGGGAAGACATTACTAACAATGCGAAATTTAAGCAAAGATCTAAAGGGAGTGAATGAGgattagtcagtcagtcgtgtcctactctctaCGACTCCAtcaactgcagcctgccaggctcctttctccgtgggattctccaggcaagaatactgaagtgggtcgccatttccttctccaggggaatcttcccaacccagggatcaaacccacactgcaggcaaattctttaccatctgaaccaccaggccTTTCCTAAAGGGAGCCAGGCAGGCAGGAGAAGGAGTTGCCCAGGTGGAGGAACAGCCAGGGCAAAAGTCTAGGGAGGGACCTTGCCTGGCATATTCAGAAACAGCAAAGAGGAGTGAGAGAGAATGGAAATGTTAGAAGAGGTTAGAGAGGTCAAAGGAACATTACAGTATTCTTTATTCAGCAGTTCTGCTctcagcacctactgtgtgtgaGAAATAGAACTGTGATCATGAGTGCAAAAATCACTGCCTTCCTGGAGTTGAGGGggatagaaaaatttaaaaacaggataAAGAAGATAAATTCAGAGTCATATACGATGTGAACACGGCAAACCCAGGTGATGGGCCTGCTCCAGCTGGGTGTCCGAGAGGGCTGCAGCCTGGGGCAGGAGAGGGAAGCAGCCAGACAGGGCTCCCGGGGCAGGACACGCGGAGCAGGGCAGGCAGTTGTTGGTTTTGTTTCAGCTGGAGCCCCAGGGCCTGCACACAGTAGGCGCTCAgtatttgctccttgaaagactACTGACATTGTCGGACAGAGGGCTGATGGATGGCAGTGATAATGTCATAAGCCCCAGCCCTGGGGACCGTTGACGTGTGAGCGTGTGCACGTCTGGGGGGTGCAGATGACAATTCTGTGGGGCAGGCAGGTGGGTCTGGCCCACTCTCCTGTGCACCAGGGGAGAAGCTACCTATTTGGGGGACACTGTGGGCAAATCTTCCAAAACTGCTTAGTCCCCTCTAGGCACAAGTCAGGTCCCACGGACACCTTGTGTCCCCCGAACCCCAGCCACACAGACGCCCCTGGGGCCTGAGAGACTGCCCAGCCTGGCAGGTGGAGGGGGCGGTGTGGGAGAAGGAGGCAGGCCAGGCTGTCTCCCCGCAGGACACGGGGGAGATTTGCTTCCAGAAGAAGGGGTGCAAGAGTGGGTGCTGCCACCGGTCTGCTGAGAACTGCGAGTTGTACTGCACCGTAAGGGGGTCCAAGGGCAGGACGTGTACCCAGGGGTGGGTGTCGGGGCCTCGGGGGAGCTGAGGGGGAGAGACCCACAGAAGGCGGAACTGGAGCGCACCCAGGGgccaggggaaggagggaggggtagGTGGGCGGAAACAACTGGGGAATTCTCTGCTGGGGGAGACTTCGGACAGACCCAAGGTGGGTTCCTCCCCCCAGGGGCGTGGAATCCTGGATggtggggcagggatggggtCCGGCGATGCTTCTTTTTCTAACATGGGTTCCCGTTCTCCGGGGGTCTTCTCAGCAGACCCTGAAGAAGCACGGTCAATGGCACAGTTTAGGTCTGGCCCTAATCCTGGGTCTTCCTCTGCCTTAACCACCCTCATCCCAAGCCCCAGGAGTTCTGCTGTGGCTTCCTGGGAGGAAGTGGACTGAGAGAGGAACTGAGTGTGCTGGAGAGGGGAGCTGATTGACCCATGAGAGGATTTAAGGAGAGGAGATGGGGCCCCCTCTCAGTGTTCATCCACTTAGGACTGGCAGGTGGGATAACAGGGGAAAGCCAATGCCAGGGGCGGAGTGAGGAGGGCACTGTGCAACCCTAGAGGTcagcctggaggaggtgaccagaggcacagactcagagCAGCTGGGCGAGAAGGTCCTTtatgcccaggctcctctgctgtgCACAAGTCGAGGGCCCCCGAGCTGGGTTGTGCTGAAGGTGGGGGCTGCCCCCAGAGCAGCCCTCAAGGCTGAGGTCAAAGTGCCGCCTTTCCCTGGCATTCCTCGGCCTGGATAACAGGTATCCCTGCCAGCTGGACCTGACTTGTATATTTCCAAAGAATCAGAAATAGTTTAAAATCATCTATAGCCATtgtaagaaaattgaaaaaaagaagccAGCTGAGAAAGCTTTCTTTTAATGATCGCTCTTCGTTGCCTCCTCCCACTTCTCCACCTACTCCTGTGCCACCCAGACTGTGTGTTCCTTTGCCCAGTTCCCAGAGCCTCCCCCAAGGGGGAGGGGCTAGGAGGGAGAGATGATGCACTATCACTGAGATAAAAAGCTTGCAATGTTGCTGGCAGCCATTGCCCCCCTTCCTTGCAAAACCCCAGAATTGTTTGGGCAGGCCACATTCCCAGCCCTGGAGCAGGATTGTAATTAGCCTAAGCCAGTTGTGGCAATCCCATTCTCTTTGCCCAATACTTGCttttccagcctcccttgcaACTAGCGGTGGTCAGGTGACCCAGCTGTAGCTGTGTAGATATGGAGACGTCAGCCTGGAAATATTAGGGGAAGATAAGGAGGTACCCCGGGAGAGGCACTCTGTCCTTGCCCCCATCCCCAACCCAGCCTCTGTCCCCAGGCTTTCTAACTTAGCAGATGGTGAGAGGATCTGATGTTAGGAGCCCCTGTGAAGGCATTGGCTGAGAGGAGCTGGCACCCAAACACATGCCAACACTTTCATCTCCAGACTTCTTCATGCCTGAGAAATATATGCCCCTTTTGTTTGTGCCATAATTACTTGGGTTTTACTTATTCACAGCTGAATCCAGACTTATCGCATAAACCTAATGGTTACTCTTGAGGATTCATTATCCCAGAACTACAGAATCCCGGGGCGGGCAGAGCACCTGTTTCATTCAGCTCACCCTCCCCCATTTATGTGAATCTCCTCTCCAGCATCGCCACCGAGGGTCACTGAACTTCCACTTGCACATCTGAGTGCCCAGCATCCCAAGACTCTCTAAGGAAGCCCAGGTTTGATGGCTCCAGTGGGTATAAGGTTTTTATATTAAGTCAAAACTAAAttccttttgaaagtgaaagtgatagtcgctcagttgttctttgcgaccccatggactgtggcccaccaggctcctctgtccatgggattctccaggcaagaacactggagtaggttgccattcccttcttcaggggatcttcctgaccaagggatcaaaccccagtctcctgcatttgcaggcagattctttgctgtctgagccaccagggaagccctttcctttTAATTCCACCCATTTGTCTTAGTGTGAGTAACTGGGAAAGAACAGGAAATTGTATAAAGGGTTGGGGGTGGAGTTGGGTGGATTTAGTGCCAACTTTTTCTAattacataacattgagcaagttacttaacaacTCTGAACCTTAGTTTCTTTTATCTATAAAGGGGAGACAATGAGTTCTCCTTCCCAAGGCTGTTGTGAGAATTTGCTGGCCACAGAGTAAGGCTGCAGCGATTGTTCGTGATCTCTTTAACATAGACTGTGTCAGCTAGCTGTCATCTCTGAGTTTGGCCCAGGAAAGGGGTGAGAGACCAGGAGAAGGGACTGGTAAGTTTTGATGCAGGGCAA
This genomic interval from Bos taurus isolate L1 Dominette 01449 registration number 42190680 breed Hereford chromosome 23, ARS-UCD2.0, whole genome shotgun sequence contains the following:
- the CLPSL1 gene encoding LOW QUALITY PROTEIN: colipase-like protein 1 (The sequence of the model RefSeq protein was modified relative to this genomic sequence to represent the inferred CDS: substituted 1 base at 1 genomic stop codon), with the protein product MVYFLLQPHRRPWGLRDCPAWQVEGAVWEKEAGQAVSPQDTGEICFQKKGCKSGCCHRSAENCELYCTVRGSKGRTCTQGYPCQLDLTCIFPKNQKXFKIIYSHCKKIEKKKPAEKAFF
- the CLPSL2 gene encoding colipase-like protein 2, yielding MALAIALLLSGVLLPCWGEFALFKKGSTKANGARCSHHSECFSDCCLINLDSGGAFCAPRARITMTCLPQTRSAINIVCPCRVGLKCIQKDPDCSRRCRLI